The following proteins are co-located in the Cyprinus carpio isolate SPL01 chromosome B19, ASM1834038v1, whole genome shotgun sequence genome:
- the LOC109051746 gene encoding uncharacterized protein LOC109051746, with the protein MGMAEAEQGVDEAVISTPVIGIVLDESQVRVMIGVAVTVRKNIEKAQGKQKKAFEAKKRKGVHQCSVKAGDEVLIGEPKKKVKKGNCFQDLHQGPFTLTSLTEKGVASVAMLGKIQKVNVAQLRPYFRPQDHSHESEGSQNDAENIGLVDHQYANKGPLWSKRLCPQQEQVLTYVLDRTRPAKEIVVLDGPVCLQREDFWSLGLDEQVESNIGNACFRLVEEAARRHGMDVHIADLFEVPKWKLREPSLPDNVESKDIIILPAWSRGSQTASHYMLCVQLHCFLVFSLFLNQLVPL; encoded by the exons ATGGGAATGGCGGAGGCAGAGCAGGGAGTGGATGAAGCG gtgatcagtactccaGTGATTGGGATCGTGCTTGATGAGAGTCAGGTGCGGGTGATGATTGGGGTGGCTGTGACG GTACGGAAAAACATTGAAAAGGCACAGGGGAAACAAAAAAAGGCTTTTGAGGCAAAGAAAAGGAAAGGGGTTCACCAGTGCTCGGTTAAGGCAGGGGACGAGGTCCTAATTGGGGAGCCCAAAAAGAAGGTGAAGAAGGGAAATTGTTTCCAGGATCTACACCAAGGGCCATTCACCCTCACATCCCTGACAGAGAAGGGTGTGGCAAGTGTGGCTATGTTAGGGAAAATACAGAAAGTTAATGTTGCGCAGCTAAGGCCCTACTTTCGGCCACAAG ATCACAGCCATGAATCTGAGGGCAGCCAAAACGATGCAGAAAATATTGGACTGGTGGACCACCAGTATGCCAATAAAGGTCCACTGTGGTCCAAGAGGTTGTGTCCTCAGCAAGAACAAGTG ctGACCTATGTGCTGGACAGAACACGTCCAGCAAAAGAAATTGTTGTTCTGGATGGCCCAGTTTGTCTTCAAAGGGAGGACTTTTGGAGCCTGGGGCTAGATGAACAGGTGGAGAGCAAT ATTGGGAATGCGTGCTTCAGGCTGGTAGAGGAGGCAGCCAGGAGacat GGAATGGATGTCCACATTGCTGACCTATTTGAAGTCCCTAAATGGAAACTAAGGGAACCTAGTTTGCCG gacaATGTGGAATCTAAAGACATCatcattttgccagcatggtctagGGGGTCACAAACAGCAAGCCACTACATGCTTTGTGTACAGTTacattgttttttagttttttctctatttttaaacCAGTTGGTGCCCCTATAG